Proteins encoded within one genomic window of Brassica rapa cultivar Chiifu-401-42 chromosome A09, CAAS_Brap_v3.01, whole genome shotgun sequence:
- the LOC117128470 gene encoding xanthine dehydrogenase 1-like isoform X1, with the protein MNFQVEGSITHYSQCIQHCTLHQLWKELKVSCNFLKARRDVDEFNSHNRWKKRGVAMVPTKFGVSFTKTFMNQAGALVYVYTDGTVLVTHRGVEMGQGLHTKVSQVAAYAFNIPLSSVFVSETSTDKIKARMEPLATKLSGNSLAELASACYFQRIDLSAHGFYIVPDVGFDWISGKGNPFRYYTYGAAFAEVEIDTLTGDFHTKTVDIKLDLGYSLNPAIDIGQIEGAFVQGLGWVALEEVKWGDASHKWIKPGNLLTCGPGNYKIPSCSKSLQTGTRYLHQNCLHKKKKISLLFNIWSIIHYH; encoded by the exons ATGAACTTTCAAGTGGAAGGCTCTATCACACATTACTCTCAGTGTATTCAGCATTGCACACTGCATCAGCTCTGGAAGGAGCTGAAAGTGTCTTGCAACTTTCTAAAGGCTCGTAGAGATGTCGACGAGTTTAATAGCCACAACCGGTGGAAAAAGCGTGGTGTGGCTATGGTTCCCACAAAGTTTGGCGTATCATTTACCAAAACGTTCATGAACCAG GCAGGTGCTCTTGTGTATGTGTACACAGACGGTACTGTTTTGGTGACACATAGAGGTGTAGAGATGGGTCAAGGATTGCATACAAAGGTTTCTCAAGTTGCTGCTTATGCCTTTAACATTCCCCTTAGTTCCGTTTTTGTATCAGAGACGAGCACCGACAAg ATTAAAGCACGAATGGAGCCTCTTGCCACTAAGCTCAGTGGCAACTCCTTGGCTGAG CTGGCAAGTGCATGCTATTTTCAACGAATAGACCTCTCTGCTCATGGCTTTTACATTGTTCCCGATGTTGGCTTTGACTGGATCTCCGGTAAAGGAAACCCATTCAGATATTACACCTACGGAGCTGCATTTGCGGAAGTTGAGATCGATACATTAACCGGTGACTTTCACACAAAAACGGTCGATATAAAGTTGGACCTGGGATATTCTCTTAACCCAGCCATAGATATTGGACAA ATAGAAGGAGCATTCGTACAAGGGTTAGGTTGGGTAGCTCTAGAAGAAGTGAAATGGGGAGATGCATCTCATAAATGGATTAAACCAGGGAATCTACTCACTTGTGGACCTGGTAACTACAAGATACCTTCCTGTTCGAAATCCCTCCAGACTGGCACAAGATATCTCCATCAAAATTgcctacacaaaaaaaaaaagataagtctCCTTTTCAATATTTGGTCAATTATCCATTACCACTAA
- the LOC117128470 gene encoding xanthine dehydrogenase 1-like isoform X2 has product MNFQVEGSITHYSQCIQHCTLHQLWKELKVSCNFLKARRDVDEFNSHNRWKKRGVAMVPTKFGVSFTKTFMNQAGALVYVYTDGTVLVTHRGVEMGQGLHTKVSQVAAYAFNIPLSSVFVSETSTDKIKARMEPLATKLSGNSLAELASACYFQRIDLSAHGFYIVPDVGFDWISGKGNPFRYYTYGAAFAEVEIDTLTGDFHTKTVDIKLDLGYSLNPAIDIGQKEHSYKG; this is encoded by the exons ATGAACTTTCAAGTGGAAGGCTCTATCACACATTACTCTCAGTGTATTCAGCATTGCACACTGCATCAGCTCTGGAAGGAGCTGAAAGTGTCTTGCAACTTTCTAAAGGCTCGTAGAGATGTCGACGAGTTTAATAGCCACAACCGGTGGAAAAAGCGTGGTGTGGCTATGGTTCCCACAAAGTTTGGCGTATCATTTACCAAAACGTTCATGAACCAG GCAGGTGCTCTTGTGTATGTGTACACAGACGGTACTGTTTTGGTGACACATAGAGGTGTAGAGATGGGTCAAGGATTGCATACAAAGGTTTCTCAAGTTGCTGCTTATGCCTTTAACATTCCCCTTAGTTCCGTTTTTGTATCAGAGACGAGCACCGACAAg ATTAAAGCACGAATGGAGCCTCTTGCCACTAAGCTCAGTGGCAACTCCTTGGCTGAG CTGGCAAGTGCATGCTATTTTCAACGAATAGACCTCTCTGCTCATGGCTTTTACATTGTTCCCGATGTTGGCTTTGACTGGATCTCCGGTAAAGGAAACCCATTCAGATATTACACCTACGGAGCTGCATTTGCGGAAGTTGAGATCGATACATTAACCGGTGACTTTCACACAAAAACGGTCGATATAAAGTTGGACCTGGGATATTCTCTTAACCCAGCCATAGATATTGGACAA AAGGAGCATTCGTACAAGGGTTAG